In one window of Enoplosus armatus isolate fEnoArm2 chromosome 7, fEnoArm2.hap1, whole genome shotgun sequence DNA:
- the ccdc124 gene encoding coiled-coil domain-containing protein 124, whose amino-acid sequence MPKKFQGENSKAATARARKAEAKAVADARKKQQEEDALWQETDKHVLKKEQRKDDKEKKRLELLERKKENQRLLDEESARLRGKSQKEAGAGGKVTRAQIEEALENEQQEQDQLKPKEKSHLETPLEENVNRIIPDEGTVEARTIEDAIAVLSTGPEDLDHHPERRMKAAFAAYEEANMPRLKNENPNMRLSQLKHQLKKEWMKAPENPLNQRFANYNSK is encoded by the exons ATGCCAAAGAAGTTCCAGGGCGAGAACTCCAAGGCGGCCACAGCCAGAGCCCGCAAGGCCGAGGCCAAGGCAGTGGCAGATGCCCGCAagaagcagcaggaagaggacgCTCTGTGGCAGGAAACTGACAAACATGTACtcaaaaaagagcaaagaaag GATgacaaggagaagaagagacttGAGCTTctagagaggaaaaaggaaaaccaGCGACTTCTGGATGAGGAGAGCGCTAGGCTGAGAGGCAAATCCCAGAAGGAGGctggcgctggaggaaaagtgaCTCGTGCCCAGATTGAGGAGGCGCTTGAGAACGAGCAACAGGAGCAGGACCAGCTCAAGCCGAAAG AAAAGAGCCACCTGGAGACTCCACTGGAGGAGAACGTGAACAGAATTATCCCTGATGAAGGAACCGTGGAAGCCAGAACAATAGAAGATGCCATCGCTGTGCTCAG CACGGGGCCTGAGGACCTGGACCACCACCCGGAGCGGAGGATGAAAGCAGCGTTTGCTGCCTATGAAGAGGCCAACATGCCTCGCCTAAAAAACGAGAACCCCAACATGAGGTTGTCGCAGCTGAAGCATCAGTTGAAGAAGGAGTGGATGAAGGCGCCAGAGAACCCCCTGAACCAACGCTTTGCCAACTACAACTCAAAGTGA
- the cluap1 gene encoding clusterin-associated protein 1 homolog: MSFRDLRNFTEMMRALGYPRLISMENFRTPNFTLVAEILIWLVKRYEPQMDIPPDVDTESDRIFFIKAVAQFMVTKAHIKLNTKRLYQADGYAVKEMLKITSVLYSAMKTKQMALGDRIEEDNSKFKFDLGSRISDLKAARQLASEVTSKGASLYDLLGKEVALREMRTAAIARPLEINETDKALRAAIKEVLESVEKTKDMLSNVVSDETSLDNKIEKKKQDLERNRKRLQTLQSVRPAFMDEYEKIEEDLQKQYDTYVEKFRNLCFLESQLDEYHRLEQERFEEAENTMRMMQHKLREEERDLMRSSLKDEDSDMDVPEDEGSDSDMEECRPSKPRPTRNGIVAGRGARFIGNMQGGDSDETEDSEIDVDEDDEEDEEGEEEESKDLEDDSLEGPVSRGARPSRGGIRPPLLEESDNDF; the protein is encoded by the exons atgtccttCAGAGACTTAAGAA ATTTCACAGAAATGATGAGAGCCTTGGGCTATCCTCGTTTGATATCCATGGAGAACTTCAGAACACCAAACTTCACTTTAGTGGCAGAAATTCTAATATGGCTTGTAAAGAG ATATGAGCCTCAGATGGATATTCCCCCTGATGTAGACACAGAGTCAGACAGAATATTCTTCATCAAGGCCGTGGCCCAGTTCATG GTAACTAAGGCTCACATCAAGCTGAACACCAAGCGTCTCTACCAGGCCGATGGCTACGCAGTGAAAGAGATGCTGAAGATCACCTCAGTGCTGTACAGCGCCATGAAGACCAAGCAGATGGCCCTGGGAGACCGAATTGAGGAGGACAACAGCAAGTTTAAGTTCGACCTTGGCTCACGG ATTTCAGATCTTAAAGCAGCTCGGCAGCTGGCATCCGAGGTCACATCTAAAGGAGCATCTCTTTATGACTTACTGGGAAAAGAGGTGGCCCTAAGG GAAATGAGAACTGCAGCCATCGCCAGACCTCTGGAAATCAATGAGACTGACAAGGCCCTGAGAGCTGCCATCAAGGAGGTTTTG GAAAGTGTGGAGAAGACCAAAGACATGCTGAGTAACGTTGTTTCTGATGAAACCAGTCTGGATAATAAGATagaaaagaagaagcaggaCCTGGAGAGGAATCGGAAGAGGCTCCAGACGCTGCAGAGTGTCAG GCCGGCCTTCATGGATGAATATGAGAAGATAGAGGAAGATCTGCAGAAGCAATATGATACCTATGTGGAGAAGTTCAGGAACCTCTgcttcctggagtctcagctgGATGAATACCATAGACTGGAGCAGGAGAGGTTtgag GAGGCTGAAAACACTATGAGGATGATGCAGCACaaactgagggaggaggagagggatcTAATGAGGAGTTCCT TGAAAGATGAGGATTCTGACATGGACGTCCCAGAAGACGAAGGGTCAGACAGCGACATGGAAGAGTGTCGACCTTCTAAGCCACGGCCCACACGAAACGGCATCGTGGCAG GAAGAGGAGCTCGATTCATCGGGAACATGCAGGGTGGTGATAGTGATGAG ACTGAAGACAGCGAGATTGATGTGGACGAGGATGacgaggaagatgaagaaggcgaggaggaggagagcaaggATTTGGAGGATGACAGTCTGGAGGGCCCAGTGTCCAGGGGTGCTCGTCCCTCCAGGGGGGGCATAAGACCACCCCTGCTGGAGGAAAGCGACAATGACTTCTGA
- the slc5a5 gene encoding sodium/iodide cotransporter: MEEHSASEPSRSGFVLTDYAVFAGMLLVSMAIGLFQALKKNPREASADDFFTGGRSMPAVPVGLSLCASFMSAVQVLGVPSEVSRYGFKFLYMCLGQSINSLLTAYLFLPVFFRLGITSTNQYLKMRFGRGMQLLGSVQFLMATLLYTGIVIYAPALILNQATGLNMWVSLFSTGIICTLYTTLGGMKAVIWTDVFQIFVMLSGFVAIFIHGTILVGGPALVLEIANNGSRINFNDFGVDPRQRYTFWSLSVGGALVWLSMYGVNQAQVQRYISCRTEREAQWALFVNQVGLCLIVSTAGACGIVMFAYYINCDPLKSGRISAPDVYMPYFVLDIFKSHPGFPGLFLACAYSGTLSTASTSINAMAAVTMEDLLRPHLLHMTQKKLILVSKGLSFLYGVSCITVAALSSLLDWGVLQGSFTVMGVVSGPLLGVFILGMFVPAANKMGAFSGIFVGFCVSLWLAVGSTLYPPSEETMGILPSYTGKCGPSNITQNSSLNQNQHSISTRLHPENQGLLNFYSMSYLYFGAMATSSVVLVGLIVSYATGPTKRNHIREGLLWWDLKKKQVDIPSERRTGTMSRMFPCLLHNARWDTCVRLNSNNQGDNAADVPLRDLHKEDANEKEEPTDAGNIKSPLRVDVLDN; this comes from the exons ATGGAAGAGCACTCTGCCAGTGAACCATCCAGATCAGGCTTTGTCCTGACTGACTATGCAGTCTTTGCTGGCATGTTGTTGGTCTCAATGGCAATCGGACTCTTCCAGGCCCTGAAGAAGAATCCACGGGAAGCCAGTGCTGATGACTTCTTCACCGGAGGTCGGAGCATGCCAGCAGTGCCTGTTGGGCTGTCGCTCTGTGCCAGTTTTATGTCAGCGGTGCAGGTTCTGGGTGTTCCCTCTGAGGTTTCTCGCTATGGCTTTAAATTCCTCTACATGTGTCTCGGACAAAGCATCAACTCCCTGTTGACAGCTTacctcttcctccctgttttctttcGACTGGGCATCACCAGCACCAATCAG TATCTGAAGATGAGATTTGGCAGAGGGATGCAGCTGTTGGGGAGTGTCCAGTTTCTCATGGCGACG CTGCTTTACACAGGGATTGTCATCTATGCACCTGCCTTGATCCTCAACCAAG CTACAGGACTCAACATGTGGGTGTCTCTGTTTTCTACTGGGATCATTTGCACCCTGTACACCACACTG GGTGGTATGAAAGCTGTGATCTGGACTGATGTATTCCAGATTTTCGTCATGTTGTCGGGCTTTGTGGCCATTTTCATCCACGGCACAATTCTGGTTGGTGGTCCTGCGCTGGTACTGGAGATCGCCAATAATGGATCACGCATAAATTTTAATGa ttttgGCGTTGACCCTCGACAGCGCTATACCTTCTGGAGCCTGTCTGTCGGGGGCGCATTGGTTTGGCTGTCCATGTACGGGGTAAACCAAGCTCAAGTCCAGCGCTACATCTCctgcagaacagagagagaagcccAGTG GGCGCTGTTTGTGAACCAAGTGGGTCTGTGCCTCATTGTGAGCACTGCAGGAGCCTGCGGCATCGTCATGTTTGCTTATTACATCAACTGTGATCCGCTGAAGTCTGGGAGGATTTCTGCCCCTGATGTG TATATGCCGTACTTCGTGTTGGACATATTCAAAAGTCACCCTGGCTTTCCAGGTCTTTTCCTCGCATGTGCATACAGCGGGACtctgag cacgGCTTCTACAAGTATCAATGCGATGGCCGCAGTAACGATGGAGGATCTGCTGCGACCTCATCTGCTCCACATGACCCAGAAGAAATTGATCCTCGTTTCCAAAGGACTCT CGTTCCTGTACGGGGTTAGTTGTATCACCGTagctgctctctcctccctaCTGGACTGGGGCGTTCTTCAG GGATCATTCACCGTCATGGGTGTGGTCAGTGGTCCATTACTGGGCGTATTCATTTTGGGGATGTTCGTCCCAGCAGCAAACAAGATG GGGGCGTTCTCAGGGATATTTGTGGgcttctgtgtctctctgtggctgGCTGTTGGTTCAACTCTTTACCCACCCAGTGAGGAGACCATGGGTATCCTGCCAAGCTACACAGGCAAGTGTGGACCCAGCAACATCACCCAGAACAGCAGCCTTAACCAGAACCAACACTCTATCTCCACCCGGCTTCACCCCGAAAACCA GGGCCTGCTTAACTTCTACTCCATGTCCTACCTCTACTTCGGTGCCATGGCGACTAGTTCGGTTGTGCTAGTTGGGCTGATAGTGAGCTATGCAACAG GACCAACAAAGAGGAATCATATTAGAGAGGGTTTGTTATGGTGGGATCTGAAGAAAAAGCAAGTCGACATCCCATCAGAGCGCAGA aCTGGAACAATGTCCAGGATGTTTCCCTGCCTTCTGCACAATGCACGCTGGGATACATGTGTGAGGCTGAATAGCAATaaccag GGAGACAATGCGGCAGATGTGCCTTTGAGGGACCTGCATAAAGAAgatgcaaatgaaaaagaagaaccAACAGATGCTGGGAATATTAAATCACCACTCAGAGTTGACGTGTTGGACAACTAG